One Amycolatopsis thermophila DNA segment encodes these proteins:
- the hisI gene encoding phosphoribosyl-AMP cyclohydrolase, producing MSLAPELAQRLKRTADGLVCAVVVDHATSDVLMVAWMNDEALERTLTTRRGTYFSRSRQQLWVKGETSGHVQHVREVRLDCDADTLLVRVDQTGPACHTGTRTCFDGADRLLLADEG from the coding sequence GTGAGCCTGGCACCCGAACTGGCCCAGCGGCTCAAGCGCACCGCCGATGGCCTGGTGTGCGCCGTGGTGGTCGACCACGCGACGTCCGACGTGCTGATGGTGGCGTGGATGAACGACGAGGCGCTGGAGCGCACGCTGACCACGCGGCGTGGCACGTACTTCTCGCGCAGCCGTCAGCAGCTGTGGGTCAAGGGCGAGACGTCCGGGCACGTGCAGCACGTGCGCGAGGTCCGCCTCGACTGCGACGCCGACACGCTGCTGGTGCGCGTCGACCAGACCGGCCCGGCCTGCCACACGGGCACGCGGACCTGCTTCGACGGCGCCGACCGGCTGCTGCTGGCCGACGAGGGCTAG
- a CDS encoding TetR/AcrR family transcriptional regulator, whose translation MSTAEQPTPAKRRGRRPGGQDTRAALVAAAREVFSESGYEGATVRAIARRAGVDAAMVNHWFGGKEGLFAQAVLQLPFDPVQLVSELMDGPVDGLGKRIVRRFLTVWDATDGGAFPALVRSIASHDQAALSLKDFLIRHVLDNVVSHVSPDRPELRASLCASQMVGIGMARYVARFEPFSTTDIETLAAAIGPTLQRYLTGEIG comes from the coding sequence GTGAGTACCGCGGAACAGCCTACGCCCGCCAAGCGGCGCGGCCGGCGGCCCGGCGGCCAGGACACCCGGGCCGCGCTCGTGGCCGCCGCGCGCGAGGTCTTCAGCGAAAGCGGCTACGAGGGCGCCACCGTACGCGCGATCGCCCGGCGCGCCGGCGTCGACGCGGCCATGGTCAACCACTGGTTCGGCGGCAAGGAGGGCCTGTTCGCGCAGGCCGTGCTGCAGCTGCCGTTCGACCCGGTCCAGCTGGTGTCCGAACTGATGGACGGGCCGGTGGACGGGCTGGGGAAACGCATCGTGCGGCGGTTCCTGACCGTGTGGGACGCGACCGATGGTGGCGCGTTCCCGGCCCTGGTGCGCAGCATCGCCAGCCACGACCAGGCGGCGCTGAGCCTGAAGGACTTCCTGATCCGGCACGTGCTGGACAACGTGGTCTCGCACGTGTCGCCGGACCGGCCGGAACTGCGCGCGTCGCTGTGCGCGTCCCAGATGGTGGGCATCGGGATGGCCCGGTACGTGGCCAGGTTCGAGCCGTTCTCGACCACGGACATCGAGACGCTGGCGGCCGCCATCGGGCCGACGCTGCAGCGGTACCTGACCGGCGAGATCGGCTAG
- a CDS encoding anthranilate synthase component I, whose translation MVSANPTDGGLGSVSPARDEFRALAEGRRVIPVVRRLLADGETPVGVYRKLAADRPGTFLFESAENGQSWSRWSFIGVRSPAALTVRDGRAVWEGTPPVGLPTEGDPLTVLRETVAALHTEPLPGLPPLTGGMVGYLGYDAVRWLEKLPELAEKDIDIPELTMLLATDLAAVDHHEGTVTLIANAVNWDDSPERVDAAYDDAVRRLEDMTERLGAAAPATAAVFERPAPEFERRRSQADYFAAVEKAVEAIKAGEAFQVVPSQRFEIPTQADALDVYRVLRTSNPSPYMYLVRLDGFDIVGSSPESLVTVRDGRATTHPIAGTRWRGADPEEDAQLAKDLLADEKERAEHLMLVDLGRNDLGKVCRPGTVRVVDFFTIERYSHVMHIVSTVTGELAEGKTAFDAVAACFPAGTLSGAPKVRAMELIEELEPTRRGLYGGVVGYLDFAGDADTAIAIRTALIRDGIAYVQAGGGVVADSVPEYEDNECLNKARTVLSAVAAAQTLVPPRKLDPADDVATVQ comes from the coding sequence ATGGTCAGTGCGAATCCCACCGACGGCGGCCTCGGTTCGGTGAGCCCCGCACGCGACGAGTTCCGCGCCCTCGCCGAGGGCCGTCGCGTGATCCCGGTGGTCCGGCGGCTCCTCGCGGACGGCGAGACGCCCGTCGGGGTCTACCGCAAGCTCGCGGCCGACCGGCCGGGCACGTTCCTGTTCGAATCGGCCGAGAACGGGCAGTCGTGGTCGCGCTGGTCGTTCATCGGCGTGCGCAGCCCCGCCGCGCTGACCGTGCGTGACGGCCGGGCGGTGTGGGAGGGCACTCCGCCGGTGGGCCTGCCGACCGAGGGCGACCCGCTGACCGTGCTGCGCGAGACCGTCGCCGCACTGCACACCGAGCCGCTGCCCGGCCTGCCGCCGCTGACCGGCGGGATGGTCGGCTACCTCGGCTACGACGCCGTCCGCTGGCTGGAGAAGCTGCCCGAGCTGGCCGAGAAGGACATCGACATCCCCGAGCTGACCATGCTCCTGGCCACCGACCTGGCGGCCGTGGACCACCACGAGGGCACGGTCACGCTCATCGCGAACGCGGTCAACTGGGACGACTCCCCGGAGCGGGTCGACGCGGCCTACGACGACGCGGTCCGCCGGCTCGAGGACATGACCGAGCGCCTCGGCGCCGCCGCGCCCGCGACCGCCGCGGTGTTCGAACGGCCCGCGCCCGAGTTCGAGCGCCGCCGCAGCCAGGCCGACTACTTCGCGGCCGTGGAGAAGGCGGTCGAGGCGATCAAGGCCGGCGAGGCGTTCCAGGTCGTGCCTTCGCAACGGTTCGAGATCCCCACCCAGGCCGACGCGCTGGACGTCTACCGCGTGCTGCGGACGTCGAACCCGAGCCCGTACATGTACCTCGTGCGGCTGGACGGGTTCGACATCGTCGGATCCAGCCCCGAGTCCCTGGTCACGGTCCGCGACGGCCGCGCCACCACGCACCCGATCGCCGGCACCCGCTGGCGCGGCGCGGACCCGGAGGAGGACGCGCAGCTGGCCAAGGACCTCCTGGCCGACGAGAAGGAGCGCGCCGAGCACCTGATGCTGGTCGACCTCGGCCGCAACGACCTGGGCAAGGTGTGCCGCCCGGGCACCGTGCGGGTGGTCGACTTCTTCACGATCGAGCGGTACAGCCACGTGATGCACATCGTGTCGACCGTCACCGGCGAGCTGGCCGAGGGCAAGACGGCCTTCGACGCGGTCGCGGCGTGCTTCCCGGCCGGCACCCTGTCCGGCGCCCCGAAGGTGCGCGCGATGGAGCTGATCGAGGAGCTGGAGCCGACCCGCCGCGGGCTCTACGGCGGTGTCGTCGGCTACCTCGACTTCGCCGGCGACGCCGACACCGCGATCGCCATCCGCACCGCGCTGATCCGGGACGGGATCGCGTACGTGCAGGCCGGCGGCGGGGTCGTCGCCGACTCGGTCCCGGAGTACGAGGACAACGAATGCCTGAACAAGGCCCGCACGGTGCTCTCCGCGGTCGCCGCCGCGCAGACCCTGGTGCCACCGCGGAAGCTGGACCCGGCCGATGACGTCGCCACCGTCCAGTAA
- a CDS encoding Trp biosynthesis-associated membrane protein: MTSPPSSKRPLWMVVAALLPAAAALWGSSRLVWSAELRDAGVRGMVLDKHTGAETTGALVPLAVLALAGVAGLIAASGWLRRVLGIVIALAGIAAGWLAIDGWRFGGFPEGAPAGQIFAGRGLALLAGILMLVAGLIAGKGAGRMAKLGARYEAPAGRKKAAKDPDTELWEALSDGEDPTTDR; encoded by the coding sequence ATGACGTCGCCACCGTCCAGTAAGCGTCCACTGTGGATGGTCGTGGCCGCCCTGCTGCCGGCCGCGGCCGCGCTGTGGGGTTCGTCCCGGCTGGTGTGGTCCGCCGAGCTGCGGGACGCCGGCGTGCGCGGCATGGTGCTCGACAAGCACACCGGTGCGGAGACCACGGGTGCGCTGGTGCCGCTGGCCGTGCTCGCGCTGGCCGGCGTCGCCGGGCTGATCGCGGCGAGCGGGTGGCTGCGGCGCGTGCTCGGGATCGTGATCGCGCTGGCCGGGATCGCCGCCGGCTGGCTGGCGATCGACGGCTGGCGCTTCGGTGGTTTCCCCGAGGGTGCTCCGGCCGGGCAGATCTTCGCCGGCCGGGGACTGGCCCTGCTGGCGGGAATTCTCATGCTCGTCGCCGGGTTGATCGCCGGTAAGGGCGCCGGGCGCATGGCGAAGCTGGGTGCCCGGTACGAAGCTCCGGCCGGCCGCAAGAAGGCGGCCAAGGACCCCGACACGGAACTCTGGGAGGCGCTCTCCGACGGCGAAGATCCGACTACTGATCGGTAG
- the trpC gene encoding indole-3-glycerol phosphate synthase TrpC — protein MTVLEDIVAGVREDLAEREKALPFDDLKRLAAQAPPPRDALSALRDSSIGVIAEVKRRSPSKGSLADIPDPAALAKDYEAAGARVISVLTEQRRFGGSLADLDAVRAAVDIPILRKDFIVSPYQVHEARAHGADLVLLIVAALEQNALMALLDRVESLGMTALVEVHNAEEADRALEAGAKVIGINARNLHTLEVDRDVFGRLAPGLPFDTVKVAESGVRGPGDLMAYAGHGADAVLVGEGLVASGDPKGALMKLVTAGSHPACPRPSR, from the coding sequence GTGACCGTTCTCGAAGACATCGTCGCCGGCGTCCGGGAGGATCTCGCCGAGCGTGAGAAGGCGCTCCCGTTCGACGACCTGAAGCGGCTCGCCGCGCAGGCGCCGCCACCGCGGGACGCCCTGTCCGCGCTGCGTGACTCGTCCATCGGCGTCATCGCCGAGGTCAAGCGCCGCAGTCCGTCCAAGGGCTCGCTCGCCGACATCCCCGACCCGGCCGCCCTCGCCAAGGACTACGAGGCCGCCGGCGCGCGCGTCATCAGCGTGCTCACCGAGCAGCGCCGGTTCGGCGGCTCGCTGGCCGACCTGGACGCCGTCCGCGCCGCGGTGGACATCCCGATCCTGCGCAAGGACTTCATCGTCAGCCCCTACCAGGTGCACGAGGCCCGCGCGCACGGCGCCGACCTGGTTCTGCTGATCGTCGCCGCGCTGGAACAGAACGCCTTGATGGCGCTGCTCGACCGGGTCGAGTCGCTGGGCATGACCGCGCTGGTCGAGGTGCACAACGCCGAGGAGGCCGACCGGGCCCTCGAGGCCGGCGCCAAGGTCATCGGCATCAACGCCCGCAACCTGCACACCCTCGAGGTCGACCGGGACGTCTTCGGCCGCCTGGCGCCGGGCCTGCCGTTCGACACGGTGAAGGTCGCCGAGTCCGGTGTCCGCGGCCCCGGTGATCTGATGGCCTACGCCGGCCACGGCGCCGACGCGGTGCTGGTCGGCGAGGGCCTGGTGGCCTCGGGCGACCCGAAGGGCGCCCTGATGAAGCTGGTCACCGCCGGATCGCACCCCGCCTGCCCGAGGCCGAGCCGATGA
- the trpB gene encoding tryptophan synthase subunit beta, with protein MNEHPHHDEHDPDERGYWGPYGGRFMPEALVGVVDEVSAEYDKARLDPDFEAEFKRLLRDYAGRPSLLTEAERFAEHAGGARIFLKREDLNHTGSHKINNVLGQALLTKRMGKKRVIAETGAGQHGVATATACALMGLECVVYMGEVDTERQALNVARMRLLGAEVVPVKSGSRTLKDAINETLRDWVANSDTTHYIFGTAAGPYPFPLMVRNFHKVIGEEARAQILEQTGRLPDAVAACVGGGSNAIGIFHGFIDDPDVRLVGLEPGGEGLDGNRHGATLTKGTPGNLHGAVSYLLQDEDGQTVESHSISAGLDYPGVGPEHAWLKDSGRAEYRPITDAEAMEAFALLSRTEGIIPAIESAHALAGAIQLGRELGRAGLIVVNLSGRGDKDMDTAAKYFGLVDKS; from the coding sequence ATGAACGAGCACCCGCACCACGACGAGCACGACCCCGACGAGCGCGGCTACTGGGGCCCCTACGGCGGCCGGTTCATGCCCGAGGCGCTGGTCGGTGTCGTCGACGAGGTGTCCGCCGAGTACGACAAGGCCCGGCTCGACCCGGACTTCGAGGCCGAGTTCAAGCGGCTGCTGCGCGATTACGCCGGACGGCCGTCGCTGCTGACCGAGGCGGAGCGGTTCGCCGAGCACGCGGGCGGCGCGCGGATCTTCCTCAAGCGCGAGGACCTCAACCACACCGGGTCCCACAAGATCAACAACGTGCTGGGTCAGGCGCTGCTCACCAAGCGGATGGGCAAGAAGCGGGTCATCGCCGAGACCGGCGCGGGCCAGCACGGCGTCGCCACCGCCACCGCGTGCGCCCTGATGGGCCTCGAGTGCGTGGTCTACATGGGTGAGGTCGACACCGAGCGGCAGGCGCTGAACGTCGCGCGGATGCGGCTGCTGGGCGCCGAGGTGGTGCCGGTCAAGAGCGGGTCGCGCACGCTGAAGGACGCGATCAACGAGACGCTGCGGGACTGGGTCGCCAACTCCGACACCACGCACTACATCTTCGGCACCGCCGCGGGCCCGTACCCGTTCCCGTTGATGGTGCGCAACTTCCACAAGGTCATCGGCGAGGAGGCGCGCGCGCAGATCCTCGAGCAGACCGGCCGGCTGCCGGACGCGGTCGCGGCCTGCGTCGGCGGCGGTTCCAACGCGATCGGCATCTTCCACGGCTTCATCGACGACCCGGACGTCCGGCTCGTCGGCCTGGAGCCCGGCGGCGAGGGCCTCGACGGCAACCGGCACGGCGCGACCCTGACCAAGGGCACGCCCGGCAACCTGCACGGCGCGGTGTCGTACCTGCTGCAGGACGAGGACGGCCAGACGGTCGAGTCGCACTCGATCTCCGCCGGACTGGACTACCCGGGCGTCGGTCCCGAGCACGCGTGGCTCAAGGACAGCGGCCGCGCCGAGTACCGGCCGATCACCGACGCCGAGGCGATGGAGGCGTTCGCGCTGCTGTCGCGCACCGAGGGCATCATCCCGGCGATCGAGTCGGCCCACGCGCTGGCCGGCGCGATCCAGCTGGGCCGGGAGCTCGGGCGCGCCGGGCTGATCGTGGTCAACCTGTCGGGCCGCGGTGACAAGGACATGGACACGGCCGCGAAGTACTTCGGATTGGTGGACAAGTCGTGA
- the trpA gene encoding tryptophan synthase subunit alpha yields the protein MSLPELFARTKSEGRAALVGYLPAGYPTVPGSKDLFAAMLDAGADLVEVGVPYSDPVMDGPTIQLAADAALKNGFRLRNVFEVVESVAARGGRAVVMTYWNPVRRYGVEAFARDLAAAGGLGMITPDLIPDEAGEWLAASEQHGLDRIFLVAPSSSEERIDLTVRACSGFVYAAAVMGVTGARDQVSGAAADLVRRTRAHTDLPVGVGLGVKSREQAAEMAGFADAVIVGSALVSAAAGGTEPVHALTGELAEGVRQAVATA from the coding sequence GTGAGCCTGCCGGAGCTGTTCGCCCGGACGAAGAGCGAGGGCCGGGCGGCGCTGGTCGGCTACCTGCCCGCCGGCTACCCGACCGTGCCGGGGTCGAAGGACCTGTTCGCGGCCATGCTGGACGCGGGCGCGGACCTCGTCGAGGTCGGCGTGCCCTACTCCGATCCGGTGATGGACGGACCGACCATCCAGCTCGCCGCCGACGCCGCGCTGAAGAACGGCTTCCGCCTGCGCAACGTGTTCGAGGTCGTCGAGTCGGTCGCCGCCCGCGGTGGCCGCGCCGTCGTGATGACCTACTGGAACCCGGTGCGGCGGTACGGGGTCGAGGCGTTCGCGCGGGACCTCGCCGCCGCCGGTGGCCTGGGCATGATCACGCCGGACCTGATCCCGGACGAGGCCGGCGAGTGGCTGGCCGCCTCGGAGCAGCACGGTCTGGACCGCATCTTCCTGGTCGCGCCGTCCTCGTCCGAGGAGCGGATCGACCTGACGGTCAGGGCGTGTTCCGGATTCGTCTACGCGGCGGCCGTCATGGGCGTCACCGGCGCGCGCGACCAGGTGAGCGGGGCCGCCGCCGACCTGGTGCGCCGGACGCGGGCCCACACCGACCTGCCGGTCGGCGTCGGGCTGGGCGTCAAGTCGCGTGAGCAGGCCGCCGAGATGGCCGGGTTCGCGGACGCGGTGATCGTGGGCTCCGCCCTGGTGTCCGCGGCGGCGGGGGGAACGGAGCCGGTGCACGCGCTGACCGGTGAGCTCGCCGAGGGCGTCCGGCAGGCCGTCGCCACCGCCTGA
- a CDS encoding DUF3291 domain-containing protein produces MPYELAQVNVGRLAAPLTSPQLKDFVDALDPVNALADAAPGFVWRLQTEEGNATAVPAFQWDAGGSAGVIVNMSVWRSVEDLAAYVYSGEHREVLKRRREWFERMREAFTALWWVPEGHRPSTDEAEERVRHLRAHGPTPYAFTFRDTFGPSGSAASPGRADRAGKA; encoded by the coding sequence ATGCCCTACGAACTCGCGCAGGTGAACGTCGGCCGTCTGGCGGCGCCGTTGACCTCGCCCCAGCTCAAGGACTTCGTGGACGCGCTGGACCCGGTCAACGCACTCGCCGACGCCGCACCCGGGTTCGTGTGGCGGCTGCAGACGGAGGAGGGCAACGCGACCGCGGTGCCGGCGTTCCAGTGGGACGCGGGCGGCAGCGCGGGGGTCATCGTGAACATGTCGGTGTGGCGGTCGGTCGAGGACCTGGCCGCCTACGTGTATTCGGGGGAGCACCGGGAGGTCCTCAAACGCCGGCGCGAGTGGTTCGAGCGGATGCGTGAGGCCTTCACCGCGCTGTGGTGGGTGCCCGAGGGGCACCGGCCGAGCACCGACGAGGCCGAAGAGCGCGTGCGGCACCTGCGGGCGCACGGGCCGACGCCGTACGCCTTCACGTTCCGGGACACGTTCGGGCCGTCCGGTTCGGCGGCCTCCCCCGGCCGCGCGGACCGGGCCGGCAAGGCATGA